In Lactuca sativa cultivar Salinas chromosome 5, Lsat_Salinas_v11, whole genome shotgun sequence, the DNA window TTTTTCTTGGTGACTTTTTCGTAATTTGATGGGTCACAATCTGTATTGACATGAGATTCCCATGTTATGTTTGGGTCTTGATCATGGATTAAGTGAACCCCTTTTGCACAAAGTGGGCAGATGACTACTGTTCGATTGTTCTTGTTGGCTTTTGGGCATTGATGTGTGGTGTAACTCCGGTGTTCTAAGCAAAAAACCTGCAAGAATTTTATCAAGTTGAAAAGTAATCCCTTTAGCCATGAAAATTCAAACTTCTTTGGAGGTAAGGAAGCAAAAAGATAGTTATATGGGGCGCTCTAATGGCGATTTTGGCTGATTAGTTTTAGCAGAATGATTCGTCTTATCTTTGATTCTTGAGAAGAAATGGGGGGTTTTATTTTATATCCTTACTGATTTACTTTGCAACTGTTTAAACCGTCTAAAAGCTCATCATGTTGATTCGAATTATAATCAAATATCAGAAGGAATCTCATTCTTAAATCTCAACTGCACATTTTGAAACCCTGTGATCTACAAACAAAGGCAGATCTAATTGTAGATTAAGCGCGCAATTACCAACTCTAACAATCAAAAATGCATATCATGAATCATATATTACAAAAGTAGAGCATAACATCCAATAACCAGAGTGCTACCGGAATTCACAAAACACAATGGTTCTCGACGGATTTTGCAATATCAGGATCACAAAACAAAAAGACAAGAAACACTGATAAAAGTAGGAGTTAAATTAGAACCTTGTTGCAACAATCGCAGGTGAAGGGAAGGAAATCGATGAGCTTACAATCATCAACGGAGCAATGTTTACCTAGATTTGGGAACGCCGGTGTGCCCATTACTTCCTATAACCGACTTTTTTTCCAGTTTTTTGATGCCGATAAATGTGAAACTGGTAATTTGGATGTGTCTTTCGAATTCCGCGTTGAAATTCGTCTTCTTCACGCGGAATCGAAAGTCCAGATTGCAGAACGACAGGGAAGAAGAGCTGCCCCTGATGAATGGGAATATGTTAAGCTATTCAATTGAAGGGTATAATCGTAATATTGTTATCGCAGCATTTTTCATTAAACCTCCCTTTACTATGTTACATATCACGTATCGGTCCCTGTAGCTTTCAAACTCTTACGTTCTAAACACATCATGGATGACTCTTTTATCATTTTTACTTAAACTAATAAGTCgcatttttcaaataaaaaaaaaagtaattatttaGTATCTTTTTGTCGTTATATTCTTATTCATTTTGTAATAtataattttatggttattttaaattaatttttattcaatattcattttatggttttttttattttattaaattttacatattatttaaatctaataataaatacatatcaatttcattaatagactttccttctaatttcaaaattactaatttaaaatttcattaattttttttatttatttatctaaattatatgCTTaaattttaaagagaaatataattcaatatttttctcgtttttcttataaattcaaacttctcaaatattttaaattttatatttaaatttttttttaaataaactcatgtaatacatgggtctcacacctagtaatcACATAAAACTATATCACATTGGTTTAAATTATTTTAGATTGTAAATATATATGGAGCCCAGGATTATCTTTCCAAAAAAATTATTGTAGAGAAAAATGAGACTTCAACATATATAACCATTTATATTACCGTGTCGAACCTATGTGGGATACACtaacatatatatttttatataaaggCATCTAAATAAAAATGACTaaatcaaatgaaaaaaaaatcccaATAAAAAGAATATACAAAATACATTCCTACTTCTATGTTGTCCATCTTTTTTAATTTCATTGAATTTATTAGAGTGTAAACAGTTGTCGCACTATCATTTTACTTTGCATACAATTCTATCAAATTTTAAGGCAGTGAATTCTAAAAAATTTAATGAAatgtatttataaaatataatttatgacatatttattaaaagattttattatttttattgaaGAGTTTAACCATTAAACTTCATATCTATTGTACGTCAACATGATATCTCCTAATAGTAGATTTTAATCCATTGGATATCACTTATACATATCACCTCATTCAACTCtctcattcatatatatatatatatatatatatatatatatatatatatatatatatatatatatatatatatatatatatatatatatatatatatgcacacacaCATTATGGGTGTGGTGAGTTTTGATAAAGATCAATGTGCATTTTAAGCGAAAAGTTAATATGAATTTATATGCTatcttgtttatatatatatatatatatatatatatatatatatatatatatatatatatatatatatatatgtgtgtgtgtgtgtgtgtgtgtgttatattTTGTATACAAACACACATTTTTGCTAAACCATTTGAAAAGCTTATTCATATGTATTTGTATCACCAATCACGCATATACCAATTTACTCTTTTACAATTGTCATTTTGTATGATCTACATATCAATTTATTGCGCTTTGATACAACATAAGTTTAtctaaacattttatttttcataaaCCTCATTTAATATCACATATGCTAGTAAACATTCTATACAAAAGAAAAAACACATAAGTTGAGAAGGATTAGCGATGAATGAATAATATTTGTAGGTGCACTGAAAGTAAGGAGGTGTCACTGACGAAGCATGGGTAGGGACGTAGACCAAGTGGTTACCCTTGATAGATAATACTGGCATTGAAGGGAAGAAAGAATCATGGAGGTAAGAGTACAAATCTGGTGGTAGTTAGACATAGAAAATACCACTAACGACGATGCTAAGCTGGTAAGATTAAAAGATGCACCACCACCAATGGTGGCTTGCAAAGAACCATCGATGGAGTGGTAGTGGGGCGAAAATACAGTGGGAATGCTTTGGGTGGGGGCAAAAATATGGTGGGATGGCTTTAGGGTAAGGGAGTATGGATGAGATAGATAGATGACTAGATATGAAAACTTACTTGATGTTGTTGATGTAGGGATGCCAGAGCTATGATGATCATCAATAAATACAAACCATGGTGCTATTTGAAGTGTTTAACTACAAAAACCATTGTTCAAACTGCATTGCAGCACATAATAAAAAGCAATATACATTGATCATTCATTGGCCATTACACATTGGATGGACAATCTTGAAATTCCATGACAAAACATACAATTAAATGCAAATGGGTATTGCTAGATATATAGACCAAGCCTAAGTATTTATTATATTTGGCTTGTCACAACACCGATTAAGGTGATTAAGAATGATATAGGAAGAACACAAAATTATCAACAACTTATATGTTTTGCGTTTTTGAAAATTCTATGATTATCAATTTCATAATAAGCATGGAAGTTGGAAGAAGTGTGTTGATGACCGAAAATTCGATCTTACCGGGGATGATTTTTTATCGTTCCATATTACTATATTAAACTATCTATCTAAATAAGTTAGGGTTCAAAAGTTTCGCAAGGTTCCATGTTTCCTAAACTGTTCACACCGCATCAAACTGCATAATGCAATTTTTTGTTTTCAACATTCAAAAATCACATTTTGTGTTGTAGTTTGCGGTTTTAATTCTAAACTGCACCACACCTCACTGTGAACACTTTTACTATTAATAGTCTTACAACCACTAGAAATGATGATAAAAATAAGGAACTAAATTCTCATAACCGATAATTTCTCTTAGGCTATGTAGTCAATAGTAGAGCTATAACGGTGCTATAGCGGTTAGCGGAAGTAAGAAACGCTATTTCAAAATAGCGGTTTGGAATAGTAGTGGCGCTATTAGCGCCAAAATTTACAGTTGTTTACCACGATTATGGTCACCGTTATAGCCGTACTATAaccattatttaaataaattccatttttgggCTATTTcacataaaaaacatttttttgtgtCATTCCATTGAATAAAATTGTTTTTCCTTATccaaaaccaaaacttttattcCATTCTATTGAATAAAATTTTGACTGTGATGACTTTCATTGAAACTATATGTGTTGTCTTGCTAAGTATGTTTAAGACTTAAAGTAGTACAGTATGATTTACTAtcaaattgcttaatcattttatttGCTAACTGAAACTGTgttgaaatatgataaaaatactaagtattatttatgtttttttgttgATTGTGTTAAAGTATAATTAATTGTGACATTGGTAACCGAGCTGTGAACTATGATTAACTAATTATGATATATGAATGATCATCGGTAAAGGTGGACATAGTGTTCACTTATAAAATTAACCTAAGAAAATGTGACAACACAAAAACAAGAGTAGTTCATGGGAGACGGGAACTAATATTTTTTTCTTAGAATTAAAGATCCATATCAATATATTTTTAAACAAAGAAAATTGTATTATAACATTAAGGGTTGAATGATCACAACTTTTTATTCATAACATTAAGGGTTGAATGATCACAACTTTTTATTCATgtatataaataaacatttaatcaTAATATACAATAAAATATTATTACTATTACTAATTTTAATGGTGAATTCGTatgattatgttgtttgtggttAAACACCGACACTGATTATTGGATAATTATATCGGATAATTAtcaattatataaaataataaatggTTAATATTTATAAGGTTACAAGGAGTGATTTCACGATGCATATTGCAGTGTCATATCGTTATTTCACATGCCATCTTAGCTTTGTCACATTACATATTCAATTTGTCATTTAGAAAGGATAGGTTGTCATAATCTTTTataaatctctaaatattattaaaagagaacctttaatTCTAAACTGAAGAAATCAGGACCATTGATTGCATTTCAATCATATTTTTTCCACCTTTGGATtatttgatgacatcatctttgtcaaccaatttatttttgtcaataGATTTTATAAAACGTATATTACGTTTTAAATTAGAATTCCATTAATGACacttaaatctcaccaaaaataaaatgaattaaattaggaattctattaatgataattaaatatcaccaaaaataaaatgaattaaattaggaattctattaatgacaattaaatctcacaaaaaataaattacaaaaataccccgCCTCCCTCAATTCTTTACATAATATATCTAACTTAAGTTTTGTAGTGGAGAAGAAAATTGAGGAAAACAGattgttttgatttttacttAACGATTTAGATTTGTAGTTGAACGACTGAAATTATAAATACATCAGATAAATGTAAGAAAACAAGTAACTCAAATTCCACTTGACAACTTTTTAGTCATCTCATATATGCTTATTTCTTGATAACTAATATTTGTACTATTTATCGATATTTATGCTAAAGTTGTGACAACATTAAAATGATTGTTACTCAAGttgctttatttttttttagatttcttgtAGGTCGAAATTGGAGTTGACAAACAACAAGAATGGTCGAATTCATCTGGGTTCTTGTGAACGTaagtaaaatatattttgatttttatgttatgagggtGTCAAATTTTGTGGTAGAAAATTAATTGTCACAGTTGTGTTATTTAGAAATTTGAATCGGATCTTTCTATGAGATTCCCCATTTTTTTCATACTTTTGACGAATTGTTCAATAAGTTAAGCAATCAAATTATAAATGATAGACTCATACACAATGTACGTCATATCCTTTGCTTTTGGTTGTTAAAATCAcaaatttgtttgtttgtttgtttgtttgtttttttttttttttttttgatgtgttAGGATTTAAGACATTGATTTGGATACTTGGAAATTTTGTTTGGTCTACCTGTCTACTACCTGTTTGATGAAATGATTAAGGGAACAATATTGGGATAAACTTGTGGCCCGGTTtaaattactttaaaaatatattggtttAAATTACTTAAAAAATATACTTGTCGATTTTTGTTGTCCTTCAcggtttaaatttgtatgtttctTCTTAAAGTTTCATGTTTCATCCATAAtagttttttgtttatgttttagttaTAATGTCTTCTTTGACCCTTGATCACATTGGTTAGTTTCTCATACtaagttttatttgaaaattatatttaattgcaAGTTATTACACTATCTAATACCCTAATAATCTCTAACATTTGTATAAGATGAtgacaattattattttttattgcagCTTCTCTTCATATTGATTATCGGATGTGGTTTGAGTTATGGAATGTTGCGACTGAGGGGATTCCACATTGTGGGGCGTTGGAATTCATTACAGAAGGAGGCATGATTTATATACTTTATTGGGTATTGATGGAAACGTTTAATTCTTGCTCATGTAAATCGATAAATATTTTACAATATGTTCTTTTAACCTTATATTAGGatcttttttggaaaaaaaattgctTTTAATATTAACCTTTGAAAAAAAGGTTCATACATAGCATCATActcttaaaaatgatttttttttgattatttttgGTTGATAtgaaaagttatattttttgtatattgaaGCTCATTTAAACGATTGTTTTCTGGAATAAAAATCATTAATAGCATTAAACTTTGCAAAAAAGTTCATTAATAGCATCGTAGTTTCAAAAAATGACTTTTCCATATctagaacaatttttttttctacattAGAGCTAATTAATAggatttttttgaaaacattttattaatggaaagtacattttcattttcttttacgTAATAAaccatttatgtaaaaaaaacatttcaaatatggACCATTTGTGTACTTTTGTTCACATGTGAAccatttatgtaatatataaatttaattgttaattagtaggtcattaatatgacaattttctagggaaaatttgtttttagtattgaaatttgcaaaaaaaaaaaaaaaaaaaaaaaaaaaaaaaaggagaatgataacaatatattaatttattttgtgtgtgtgtgtgtgtgtgtgtgtgtatatatatatatatatatatatatatatatatatatatatatatatatatatatatatataacttatgagTTCAAATTGTATCCATCATTTATCTATCCTTTGAAAATCATCTTGATGATCAATCATATTTTCAAGATAAAGCTATTTTGGTCCCTACAAATGAAGAATTTGATGTTACCAATGACTACATTCTAGGATTGATGAAAGATGAAGGGAAAACATATGAGTTCAAATTCTTTATGTGATACAGAGTTACCAGGTTTTTTTTAGGAATCAATTTACTCTTCGGTTGTGTTGGACATCTAGAATTTTCAACCATAAACTTAGACTAAAAGTAGGTGTTCCTGTCATATTACTTTGTAATATCGACCAAACCAAAGGACTATGCAATTGTACTAGATTATAGATTGTTAGGCTTGGAAGAAACGTCATTGAAGCCTGAATCATATATGATAGATTCTTTATGGAGACTATTTATATACCTTGCATGAATTTAACTCCGTCCAATGAAAGAATCTTATTCTGTTTTCAGCGGAGGCAATTCCCTATAGTAGTTTATTTTGTTATCGCCACTAATAAAAATCAATGacaataattatcaaatgttggattatacgTGCATAAGCTTGTCTTCACTCATTTTCAGTTATATATTTTTTGCTTCTCGCGTCACAAGTGAAAAGGGATTGAAGGTACTCATATATTACGAGGAAGGTTatccaactaataaaacaaaaagttaTGCTTACAAAGAGGTCCTTCAATTATTATAGATATTCaagtgtttctttgttttttttcaaacatttaaatgTTAGCAGTAATGCTAAGTCTgtttatgttactttatttttttatagtgTCAACTTTTTTATACATTTACATTTACATTTTTATATGTTCCCCGCGTTATACGcggggtcataatctagttattAGTAAAAATAGAAACAATTATTAATTTATGACTTTCTCTTTCATTTACAAAAACTTACCGAGTGTCTCACTAAGTCACGGTCAAAAGATAATGTTCCATGTTCCTATTAGTTTGCCAATAAGGCCATCTCCAATGGGAGTTCAATGGAGGGTTTAATGGGgagtttaatatcattaaactcAAAATCCCCATTGTGGGAAAGTGACTAGGATTCAATGGAATGGGGAGTTCAATCCTCATTGAACTTTAtattctctctcctctctctctctctctctcacacacacacacacacatatatatatatatatatattattttttattttaattttttaattaattttaattttaattgtagtttttaatttttaatttcatgctaattaattttttaaaaataataataaataaaaagaaaatgataaatGATTTGACAATCCATTAAATTGTGTAGAGTTTAATGAGTAAAGTTGTATGGTGAGTGGAATGTATATGTGTCAATCCATTGAACTCATATGAGTTCAATGCATTGGAGATGGTCTAAGTGACACTGAACAGCTCCCTCTAGCCTAAATAACTAATGAAACCGGACATAAGTCGAAAACATAAATGCTTGTAAATTAAAATCTTTATGATGTAAAGACACTTATAATTCATCCAAGTGTTTGAATTTAGAAATTTTATGAgtgttttgtttcttttttcttttttcgtgTTTACATGTGAAAATCTGTAAACAGTTTGCTATATGATTTTTTAACCTTACGAATTCATACTTTTGAATGTATGGaattaccaaaaataaaataAGTTTAAGAATAACATGTGATCATAAAATTGAAACATGTGGGATAAATCcaaaacaacttttttttaatgtttataatTTTTGATAGGTATCTTTTGCATGTCACAACTAATttctaaattaatttattttttacttttatttttgaatGTTTGATATTGTCATGTTTGACAAactaaaaaataatttataaattagATTTTTGTAAGTTACTTTTTGGTTTATTTTTGGCATGCACTTATAAGTTAACTTCTTTTTTAAGTTGTTTTAGATTGTTATTTTTGGCAAACCAAAACGTAGCTGACAAGTTAACTTATTAGTCATTTAAAAAACGAAAGATACTAAGATTAACTTTTTAACTAGTTTATAGAGATTTTTAAAAAATTCTTCCATATATACcttttattaattataataaacatatttttCTACATACCCTTATATGTCATTTTACATTTTGCAGCTAACTTATCAACTAATTTTTATCAAATATCATTTTTATCAACCAACTTTTTAGCTACCAGCTAACTTTTCAGCTATCAGTTAGTTTTTCAGATACCAACTAACTTTTCAGATAGCTATCAAAAATAGCATTAATAGCGTTTCAACGAACTTATTgagattttgtttttaaaattcttCTAAAaatattctttattaattatataaaaaaaactcaaTATTCTATATCTTTACTTACATATTTATTCACTAGTTTAACCAAacattatttttcatttttctaaccatCAATTAATTTGGCAACTAGTAAAGGAAACATAACCTAGCCTTAAGCCATTCAGGTGAAGGTTTAGTGGTAATTTAAttttatattctttttttttttttttaaagagcaAATTTTATATTCTTTCTATTACTTTATAAACACATGGAGTATTAAATTATGGGACGTAAAAGTTAGTTTCTTGAGAGTTTCACTCTTAACAGAGAATCTcaatttcaaatgtttttatcaCAAATTGACAAAATTCCTCAATGTAACTCCTCCTTCCCTCAAAGGACACAAATTTCAACTTTACAAGTAAACAAAAAGATACGCTCTGTTCCCCCCTCAAACTTCACTTGTATTGTGTACATGTTGATCTTGGAGAAGAAGCTATCTGCAATATAAAATTCAAATCAATGTAATTTTTAGTAAATGGTTCGAAATCAGTAACAAATGAGTCAAACTTTCAGAGCCATATAAGATCAAACACTAGTTGAGCTATCAAATAACAAATTCAAATACAAAAGAGTCTTTTGAAATGACAAAGTCTAAATATATAACAAGTCGAATTCAAGATTATAAAAGACTAGGCTTGAAttttattgagtttttggagcctatgTATATGATAATAATCTTGAGACGAACTAACATTAAACTTGTTTcattaaacatacaaataatTTTCAAGATATACAATATTGTTTAAGTCTTCCGTGTATCATGTTTCAACTTTCAACCACTATATAAACACTCGTCAAGCTAAAATCACTCCTgtttttcattgttttatatTCCTTAAAAAACAATTTTTACGAATACAGACAAATTGTAGTCCCAAGGAGAGGTCTTTTATCGCCGCTCGCCTCTCAAGAATtgctactctctctctctctctctctctctctctctctctctctctctctctctctctcaaacacactcaaacacacacacacagatgtTAAATATGGTTGCATTCAGAATGATGAGGTTGGAAAGAGACTATGATGATTTGCAGCCGCTACCACCACCACCTGTGACAGTGGGGGAGAGCCACTCAACTCATGGCTCCCTGGAAAAGCTGGTGGTGGTGTTGGCGGTGATAACCATCGTCGGCGTAATCGCAGGGATGATAGCTCGGCTGTGTGGTGGAAGACATTACGGTGGCAATGGAGATCATGAAATGGAAGGGTGGATTGAAAGAAGATGCAAGAGCTGCATTGATGGCGGCGTTTCATCTGCACCACCCCCACCACCACCAGAAGAAACAGCAAAGCCGGAAAAAGAGGAAGCCAAGAAGGACCAACATGAGAAAAAGTAATATTATAATAGTTTTTTCCCCCTTTTTCTATgttataattttctttttctaAGGAACTGGTCGATTTTCTGTACAATTTCGTCGTGTGACTCATCCAGGCTTTGGTTTTGTGATTAAGAGTGATACTGTGGGGATTAGCTTTAGGGTTGATTTGTTTAGGGTTGATTTGTTCAAAGTTAATCGGAAAAaactaaaaagattgttgaaCATGTTTTGACTATTTGGTATGTGTGTGGGGTAGTATTGTCTAACATTTTGATCTTGAAATTGTGAACGAGATTGAATGAAGTATCAAGTTAGAGACGAAGGattgaaaacaaaaattttttTAGTTGGGGTAATTAAACTCGAAACATGAGTTTTTCTTCTATCGGATTCTAAAGTTTGATTGTTGAGATtcatttttgttaaaaaataGAATGTAAATGATAaaagaatgtttgattttgaagaTGAAAAAATGAGGTATTTATAAGGttgtaaaataataaatataaataaataaatttaacatTTTGATCGatagaattttataaaaaaaagtatatattttttttcaacaaGAGTGTTGTTAAATACACCCGAAAATTAAGTCAAAACCACATCCACTAATTAAAGTCAAAACCATCTAAACTTAAAACCCAAATTGATATGATGTATCAACCCAAATTCAAATGATGTTTCCACTTTCCATAATTAgcattatcttttttatttgaaaactttgactttataagaaaataagaaaaataataaattattataatgaaaatattttttattttttaaatttaaacaaataatttaaataaataaacaaaaaaaaaagtaatgacCTTTAAttttgagaaaattttaaattaaaaagcaAGTTCATTAataacatttattgtaattattacattaaaatattatttgaaattaaaaaaaaaaaatagaaaatcttataaaatgatatatggaaaaaaaattaattcaaaataaccacaaaataacatttgacaaattaaatgagagtgtgacaagtggcaaaaaaacatttatatatatatatatatatatatatatatatatatatatatatatatatataggcttaggttattttgtttctaataactattgtgtgccagaatgcacaaatctggaccattggatggaatatatatatatatatatatatatatatatatatatatatatatatatatatatatataggcttagtttattttgtttctaataactattgtgtgctagaatgcacagatctggaccattggatagaatataatcaaaggtcatgatctaAGGGTCTATGATAGCAGAATATGatagcatgtaccatataatcacacaaatttcagcataagggcattttagtcaattaagctatattaaaaaaaaaatttcatatttttaggaataattaattcctttatttttaaaatctgaatattttaaattagcTCAAacttaaaaatctgattttattttgttagaatgatagAATGTTAgcaataaactagtaaatacatttttcgattttattctgttagaatgacagaatgtcaaccataaactagtaaatacattctgaaagaatacacaaaatcgatttttgaactaataatataccaaataattatgttgtatgattgtgattcattgaataataaaaaaacattctGAAAAAATaacaagtataattcttaaaaaataataacCTTCTTAAACAAtgagtgtgatcattctttaattcattcttcaagcCTTTCCCATCAGCtggtcttcaagccattcttcaagccatttctatcaGAAATTCATCATCGAGTAATTCGTAGTGATACACTTATAacaactgcacattaaacatacaaataattaactataattgtatcagaatacaacaataatattcttacagaataaactATTCTTGAAGAATGGTTTTGAATATTTTTAAAGAATTAACTACAACCATAGCCATAAACCATCATTCTTCTCTTATACTTTCAAACATATTCAAttcaacaattattattattattattattattattattattattattattattgttgttgttgttgttgttgttgttgttgttgttgttgttgttgttgttgttgttgttgttgttgttgttattattattattattattattattattattgatccTTATAAAAAGAACATGCCAATTAATATATGTTACCTTGTTGAAAAGGGCAACGAGCAGGATCTTCACCAAAATATAATGTCAATGCATCAACATTTCTACCCTGCAACACAAacattataaaataataaaaaaatatatgtaaagCTTAATTCAAAGGGTTGTTCTTGATTCTTACCACCATAGAATACAAATTTGTTACGGACCCCACTTCCAACTCAGCAATGCTGATAAACTGATTCGGTGTCTAACAATGCAACAAAAAGAAATATTCGCATCAGATtgtagttttatataaaaatgataTCGAATTAGAAGAAACTGAGTAAAATATGTGtgtatttactttaggaaaaactTCATAGACACTGCCATTGTTTGCTGAAGC includes these proteins:
- the LOC111887594 gene encoding uncharacterized protein LOC111887594 is translated as MLNMVAFRMMRLERDYDDLQPLPPPPVTVGESHSTHGSLEKLVVVLAVITIVGVIAGMIARLCGGRHYGGNGDHEMEGWIERRCKSCIDGGVSSAPPPPPPEETAKPEKEEAKKDQHEKK